A window of the bacterium genome harbors these coding sequences:
- a CDS encoding prolyl oligopeptidase family serine peptidase, with translation MILSYKFSKISDIIKNVKTPTQILHGQNDWRVPYAQGKEFYVSLKRLGVPTEMVAYPRTPHSPREPKLLMDVSYRIMKWFEKNLRGNNFNK, from the coding sequence TTGATTTTATCGTATAAATTTAGTAAAATTTCAGATATAATTAAGAATGTTAAAACTCCCACACAGATCCTTCACGGACAGAATGACTGGCGGGTTCCATATGCACAAGGCAAGGAATTTTATGTATCATTAAAGCGCCTCGGAGTTCCAACTGAAATGGTTGCATATCCAAGAACGCCTCACAGCCCGAGAGAGCCGAAACTGTTGATGGATGTTTCTTACAGGATAATGAAATGGTTTGAAAAAAATT